CACTGTTTTACTATGATAAATATTCGCTGTGTCGGGTTTAAAATCCTGCTTTTCCGATTAAATCTTTTTCCCTTGCACTAAATCCAGGCTCAAGGCATACAATATTTTGCAAGCTTTTGCGAGGAGGTTCTTTTATGCGTTTTGGCCTCGCCCTGGGAGGTGGGGGGTTAAAAGGAGCAGCCCACTTAGGAGTTTTACGCGTCCTGGAGGAAAACAATATTAAACCCGACGTCGTCGTCGGTACCAGCGCCGGTTCCATTGCCGCCGCCCTTTATGGGGCCGGCCTCCTGCCGGCCGTTAGTTCCATGGGCAGCCTCCCTTTTGCTAACATATTTAGACTGGAAAACTACCGCTTTACCGGTTTGCCCCTGGGGCTAATTCAAGGCGGTACCATTGAAAGCGCGCTGAAAAAGGTCCTGGGCAATCGCCTTCTTTCGGATCTCCAGCCCCTGACGGCAGCCGTGGCCTGTGATTTAAGTAGCGGTGAAACAGTTATCTTTACTGCCGCCAGGCCGGTTAAACCCTTGCCGCCGGATACGGTCTTGGGCGGTGATGTACCTGCCTGGCAGGCGGTACGGGCCAGTATCTCTATCCCGGCCCTCTTTGCACCCTATAAAATCGGCTCCCGTCTATTGGTCGACGGCGGCCTGACAGACAACGTACCGGCCGATATTGCCCGCTGCCTGGGGGCCGATATAGTCGTGGCTGTAGACCTGGACTGTGGTGTTCCTCAACGCAATTTCCGACATGCAGGCGAGGTCCTTCTCCAGAGCCTGGAGATTATCAGCCAGCGCAATACATCCCTTACCCTAAGGCTTTATGCCGATCTGGTCCTTAAGCCCATAAAAAAGCCCGTCAGTTCCTGGGATGTCAGCCAGTTTAGCAATTTAGTAAATGCCGGGATTGAAGAAACCCTGCGTAATCTGTCGCAAATACGCCGCCTGCTGGGGTAATAAAAAGCCGGCTCCCTGATATGGGGCCGGCTTTTTACAACTTACACTTTGAGATTACATCGAGTTACTTTAGCCAGTGCCTCGTTTAACGCCGCCGCTCTATTCTCGGGTACAATTACTGTTAAGTGATCACCTTCCAGAAGCCTGGTATTACCGCGGGGAATGATTTCCCTCGCTCCTCTGCGTATGGTAACCAACAAACAATCTACGGGTAAGGCCAGGTCTTTGACCCGGCAACCGCAGGCGCTCGCCCCGCTCTCAACTACAGCCTCGACAATCAGCATTTTATCTTTAATAGAGGGTTTCGAAATACCCTCACTCTTCGCCCTGGCTAAATCCCGTTCCAGCAGCATCTCATAAACTGGTAAACATCCCAGAGCCTCCGCTACTATAAAAGCAATCATACAGGTAAAAAGAAGCGGTAAAATGTGCTGGTAATTACCTGTCATTTCGATTATGAGCACAATCCCAGTAAGAGGGGAACGCACAATAGCCACGAAATAGGCAGCCATTCCAATTATCGCGAAAGATGGCCCCAGGCCCTGAAAACCAGGAACAAGCAGGCCACTAACCTGGCCAACAAAGGAGCCCAGTAAAGCCCCCAAAACTAGGAGCGGTAGAAAGATCCCCCCTGGAACCCCGGCACTGTAACTTAACATAGTTAAAAGAAACTTGACAGCAAAAAGAAGGGGGATAATACCTACTTGAACCCGGCCCCAGAGAACATCTTCTGCCAGCTGGTGCCCGCCGCCTAAAACGCGGGGTAAGAAATAGCCCAAAACCCCTGCCAGCGAGACTGCCAGCGACGCCCGCAACCAGCGGGGCAGTCCCTTTAACCTGTCTGCCAGTTCAAGGCTTCCTTGCAAGGTACGATTAAAAGCCACGCCTAAAATACCGGTTAATATTCCCAGAACTAAAAATGCCGGTAAGGTGGTCAGAGGTAAAGGTAATAATTCCTTAATGCGAAAGGTAGGAAGTGGCCCTAAAATCCTCTGGGATATCAGATCGGCAGTGACACTGGCTGCCAGGGCTCCTCCTAGTACATAGGGTGAAAAATTACGGCGCAGTTCTTCCAGGACAAAAACTACTCCCGCCAGGGGGGCGTTAAAGGCTGCTGCCAGCCCTGCTCCTGCACCACAGGCAATTAAGTGAAGTTGTTCTGTTTTGGACCGGCTAAGGCTTTTACTTACTACCTGGCCGGTGGCAGCGCCCATTTGTACCGTCGGCCCCTCCCGGCCCAGGGATAGACCGGCCCCAATAGCCAGGGCCCCGGCAATAAATTTTACCAGGATAACCCGCCACCAGATGAGCTTGCGCTGGTTAATCAGAACGGCTTCCACGTGGGGAATGCCGCTACCGGCTGTTTCCGGAGCAAAACTGGTCAACCAGCCGGCCAGGGCTCCGGCCAGGCCACCCAGGCAGGGTAACACCAGCCAGCCCCAGCCGGGTATACCCCGTGCCCACGTTAAAAGCTCATTACGCCATAAGTCCCCTTCCGTCAGGACAAGGCGAAAGGCTACACCAACTACCCCGGCGCCCGCACCCGCCAAGGCACCTTTTAGCAAGAAGCGTAGAAAATAATCATAACGGCTTAACAACAGGCTATCATGAATAGAATGTTTTTTAAGTAAAAGAGCTTCGTCCCGCACTTCTTTTCCTGCCTCCGAACAGGCACTTCCTGATGTCACTTTTCCATTGTACCACCCCTTTTCTTTCTTGTTAAGCCCATTCCTTTTTATTAACGTTTTTTCTCCGTTGCCCGAACTTTATTAATACATTTTACCAGGGCTTTAAAAAAGGCCTCCCGGCCATGATTACCGGTAAAAGCGGGTTGATAGTCCAGTTCCCGGGCCGCTTTCTCCCAGCTGAGATCCCACACCTCGTTTAAAAAGGTGGGCCCCGACCATTCGCTCGGAAGAATTACCTGTAATTTTGAAACGGATCCGGTTAGTTCGATAATCTGGCTGGCAATATCTTCCCATGTCAAATAAAGGCTCCCCAGGTTATAGGTCTGCCCGACGGCCTCAGGCCTACTTAAGGCCAGCCGGCAGGCCTGGGCTAAGTCGGCCATGCTGACAAACGCTCCTCCGGCAGCAGCCGGCACCTGGATAGGCTCATCACGGAGAACCGTCCGTATCAGATTACGTAAATGCCGGCCGCCGATTTCATCACCGAAGGCCCACCAGAAACGAAAAATAGTTACCGGTAAACCCTGTTCACGGTAATAGTGGCGGCACAGTTCCTCAGCCGCAAACTTACCCAAAGCATAAAGGGGCTTGCGGGCTTCATCAATAAGGCACGGGTGATCCTCGTAAACAGGCCGGGTGGTAGCCCGGCCATAAACTGTCGCCGTGCTGGTATAGATAAAACGATTGAGGCCAGCTCTGGCAGATGCTTCTAGTAAATTTATATGCCCGACCAAGTCGCCGTCGAAAATGTCCAGGGGGTCGTCGCTGAAGCTCCAGGCCAGGTGGATTACCGCCTCCGCGCCGTCTACGGCCCTGGCCACCAGTTCCTTATCTCCTAGATCACCTCCGAATAGATTGACCTGGCTGCTCCCGGGGCTGTCAAGAAAACTCAAGGCCCGATCCAGGATCCGCACCTGGTGGCCGTGATAACATAAATCCTGGACCAGGTAGCGGCCGACATCGCCCGCACCACCGGTTACCAGAACCTGCATCAGGAAGCACCTCTTTAACAAGATATTAAATTAACTACGGGGCAGGCCGGTAGCACCTCGCCTACCACCCACCCCGCCAGCCTATTTTAATTTAACTAAAATAATACGCTATACCACCAGCCACCAGCATAATAAGAAAACCTGCTCCCAATGTTGCGGAATTATGGGATACAACACCTTGATATAACAGCGGGAAGTCCAGCCACATCAAGATAAAAGCACCCAGCATGCCTTCAAACTTGTACCTTTTCCGTAAAGATTGTTTTTCAGCCGCTACCATGTGCTATCGACCTCCTATTCGATTCCCGGGAAAAATACATAGAGGATTAACCAGCCCAGGATTCCTACTACAAAAGTAAGAATAGCATTGTACAGGGCCGTACGGCGCAGGCACTCGCCTTCACGCCCGCCCTGGCCGGTTACGCCGGTACCCAAAGCCACATTCATAGGACAAAACATATTTCCAATTGCACCGCCAGAAGTCTGCAGGCCTAAAATTACAAAGGGACTTATCATCAGCAGTTTAGCCACGTCCCACTGGAGGCCGGTAAAAAGTACATTGGAATTAGTGTTGCTGCCGGTCATGAAAGCACCTAGAACACCAATCCAGGGAGAAAAGATAGGATAAAGTTTCCCCGTGTTGGCTAGACCCTCGGCTAAATAACGGGTAATGCCAACTTCCATCATGACTACGCCCATCATGGTCATGGTCGTAACCGTCATGGTAGCGCCCATGGCCTGCTTTATAATTCGGTTAAGCAGCATTTGGCCTCCTTTTTCCGGCCACAGGCCACGCGCTTTATAGAACAAATAGGATAAAAAGGCTGCTGTAAAAATCAATGTGCCGGGAGCAGTAAACACAGCAATAGACTGGTATTTCTTGACTGCTTTATTGGTAAAGCCAAGCAAAGTAGTTGTTTCCGGAAAAGGAAATCCTATATTTATCAAACCTGCTAGATACGCCTTCAATGGTCGGATTAAATATACAGTAAATACTATTATTATTAATGCGTAATAAGCGAAAAAGGCTACGTTAAAACTGTAAGGTTCAGTAGTAGCAGCAGCTATCTCGACGGTAGTATAATCAGCAACTTTCGGGCGGTACATGGGCAGTTTGGGAACAACCAGGCCGCCAACTATTAGACCCGCCGCTCCAGCTACAAAGGAAGCTACATAAGGAGCAACAAAATTGGCTACCAGGTTCAATACGGCACCCATGGTCACCCCAATTAGCAAAATAGCAGGGGTACCTTCACGTATACATTTCCAGCCACCGTACATATGAGCAATACTATAACCGCATAAAATACAGGCTATACCCAGGAAAAAGGCGGCAAACAGGGCTAATCGACCTGGATCGAGAGTGGTTAATCTTTCTAAAATTGAAAAGGAGGAACCAAGGGAACCGAAAGTCACTGCCCAGGAGTGGCCAATGAGCGCCGTAGCTGCAGCAAATATGGGATCAAATCCCAGGCCCACCAGTAATGGCGCCGCAACGGCCACCGGTGCCCCATAACCACATACCCCTTGCACAAACCCTGGGAAAGCCCAGCCCAAAACAAGCAATTGTAAAATCTTATTGCCTCCAGTTAAGCGGGTAAAAGTATCAGAAATAACTTTAAAGCCACCCACTAAATCGACAACATTGTAAACTGTCATGGCGCCCCAGATAATGTACAGCACCCATACGGTAGCCCATAAGCCTTTTAAAGTGCCTGCAGATAAAATATGAAGGTGGCCGCCGAACCAAGTATAGGCTACAATTAAAGTTAAAACCCAACCTACTATTCCCGAACGCCCACCGCTCCATCTAAAAACCATCATTAAAATTAATACGGCCAGAATAGGTACTAAACACAAAAACCACAACCAAACGCTCATTTGCGGTAGACCATGCATACTCAACTAATCCTCCTTTATATAATAAATTTGTCTAAAATTCACTTTATTTGTCTAATTAACCGACTTATAGAGCCGCGTTTGGATGTGGAATATCTATTTTTTGACTTATGTTATTTTGAAAAAAATAGCTGATACTGCAAACGTTGTTATAAATTTCAGTTGCTGGCATAGAAAAGTCATTGTAAATTTCACCTTGTATTCCCGGTAAAACAAATAGGGTTTGCTCCAGGTAACCATTCCAGGTTACCTGGAGCAAAACGTTACTCAACTTATAGTTGAGTATTAAGCTGATGTCGCCACCGCCGGTACCGTTATGCCCACTTCGGCGCACCTGGCGTCGACAAAGGCCTGCATTTTGGCGATATGCTCAGGTTGCAGGTGGGTAAAGCGGCCCTGCAGC
This Moorella sp. E308F DNA region includes the following protein-coding sequences:
- a CDS encoding patatin-like phospholipase family protein; the encoded protein is MRFGLALGGGGLKGAAHLGVLRVLEENNIKPDVVVGTSAGSIAAALYGAGLLPAVSSMGSLPFANIFRLENYRFTGLPLGLIQGGTIESALKKVLGNRLLSDLQPLTAAVACDLSSGETVIFTAARPVKPLPPDTVLGGDVPAWQAVRASISIPALFAPYKIGSRLLVDGGLTDNVPADIARCLGADIVVAVDLDCGVPQRNFRHAGEVLLQSLEIISQRNTSLTLRLYADLVLKPIKKPVSSWDVSQFSNLVNAGIEETLRNLSQIRRLLG
- the clcA gene encoding H(+)/Cl(-) exchange transporter ClcA, with the protein product MRDEALLLKKHSIHDSLLLSRYDYFLRFLLKGALAGAGAGVVGVAFRLVLTEGDLWRNELLTWARGIPGWGWLVLPCLGGLAGALAGWLTSFAPETAGSGIPHVEAVLINQRKLIWWRVILVKFIAGALAIGAGLSLGREGPTVQMGAATGQVVSKSLSRSKTEQLHLIACGAGAGLAAAFNAPLAGVVFVLEELRRNFSPYVLGGALAASVTADLISQRILGPLPTFRIKELLPLPLTTLPAFLVLGILTGILGVAFNRTLQGSLELADRLKGLPRWLRASLAVSLAGVLGYFLPRVLGGGHQLAEDVLWGRVQVGIIPLLFAVKFLLTMLSYSAGVPGGIFLPLLVLGALLGSFVGQVSGLLVPGFQGLGPSFAIIGMAAYFVAIVRSPLTGIVLIIEMTGNYQHILPLLFTCMIAFIVAEALGCLPVYEMLLERDLARAKSEGISKPSIKDKMLIVEAVVESGASACGCRVKDLALPVDCLLVTIRRGAREIIPRGNTRLLEGDHLTVIVPENRAAALNEALAKVTRCNLKV
- a CDS encoding NAD-dependent epimerase/dehydratase family protein, which codes for MQVLVTGGAGDVGRYLVQDLCYHGHQVRILDRALSFLDSPGSSQVNLFGGDLGDKELVARAVDGAEAVIHLAWSFSDDPLDIFDGDLVGHINLLEASARAGLNRFIYTSTATVYGRATTRPVYEDHPCLIDEARKPLYALGKFAAEELCRHYYREQGLPVTIFRFWWAFGDEIGGRHLRNLIRTVLRDEPIQVPAAAGGAFVSMADLAQACRLALSRPEAVGQTYNLGSLYLTWEDIASQIIELTGSVSKLQVILPSEWSGPTFLNEVWDLSWEKAARELDYQPAFTGNHGREAFFKALVKCINKVRATEKKR
- a CDS encoding L-lactate permease encodes the protein MHGLPQMSVWLWFLCLVPILAVLILMMVFRWSGGRSGIVGWVLTLIVAYTWFGGHLHILSAGTLKGLWATVWVLYIIWGAMTVYNVVDLVGGFKVISDTFTRLTGGNKILQLLVLGWAFPGFVQGVCGYGAPVAVAAPLLVGLGFDPIFAAATALIGHSWAVTFGSLGSSFSILERLTTLDPGRLALFAAFFLGIACILCGYSIAHMYGGWKCIREGTPAILLIGVTMGAVLNLVANFVAPYVASFVAGAAGLIVGGLVVPKLPMYRPKVADYTTVEIAAATTEPYSFNVAFFAYYALIIIVFTVYLIRPLKAYLAGLINIGFPFPETTTLLGFTNKAVKKYQSIAVFTAPGTLIFTAAFLSYLFYKARGLWPEKGGQMLLNRIIKQAMGATMTVTTMTMMGVVMMEVGITRYLAEGLANTGKLYPIFSPWIGVLGAFMTGSNTNSNVLFTGLQWDVAKLLMISPFVILGLQTSGGAIGNMFCPMNVALGTGVTGQGGREGECLRRTALYNAILTFVVGILGWLILYVFFPGIE